The following DNA comes from Alnus glutinosa chromosome 6, dhAlnGlut1.1, whole genome shotgun sequence.
TCTATAAGTCTTTCCACCCACCAGGGATTATTGAAGAGTTCTAGGCAGGGCATAAATGTCATGGGTCTTGCCAGAGATTGCACCTATGTGAATGTCAGTCAGCCTTCATCTAATTCCAATGAGATGCACGGGAAACTTCCTCCATTTGCTCTTTGTTTTGCTGCTGCACCTACTTTCTTTCTTAGTTTGCATCTGAAGCTGCTTATGGAATATAGTGTGACTCATATCAGTTTCCGGGACCATGATTCTGTAGAGAATTTAGGGAACTCTGCAAGTTTCAGGGTGGACGACTATTCTAGTGCGGAGGACTGCACTAAGGATGCTGTTGGGAATAATTTGAGGTCCTTGTCTAAGGATACTGCTTTTGATGGCTGGCTTTCTTGTGCTAAATCAGGGGACAGAGATTGGATGAAGTCCTCCTTGAAGTACAAAGATGTTGATCTTAGTGTTGCTGGAACTTCTGCGGTTTTCCAGGATTCTGAAAAGGTTGGGACTGATGCTACTGTCCAGGTGCAGAAGTGGCAAAGCCACCATTCAGAGTCAGAACAATGTGCTTTGTTGCAAAGACCTTCAGTAGACAGAGATAAGGCTGATACCAGTTCCCATTCTTTTCTGAATGGCCTCAGTATTGAAATTCCACCATTTAATAAATTTGAGAAGCCCGAGGATGGGGAGTTACACAGTGCTCAACATTCTGAGGATGGGGAATTACACAGTGCCCAACATTCTACAGATCTGTCTTGGAATATGAGTGGTGGCATCATCCCCAGCCCCAACCCCACTGCTCCCAGGAGTACATGGCatcgaaataaaaataatttgtcatCATTTGGATACCCCTCGCATGGTTGGTTAGATGGGAAGGCTGACATCTTCCAAAATGGTTTTGGCAATGGACCTAAAAAGCCACGAACTCAGGTTTCATACTCGTTGCCACTTGGAGGTTTCGATGTTAACTCAAAGCATAGAAGTCATCACCAGAAAGCATTTTTTAACAAACGTATTAGGAGGGCTAATGAGAAGAGATCATCAGATGTTTCTAGAGGCTCTCAAAAAAATTTGGAGTTGTTATCTTGTGATGCAAATGTGTTGATCACACTTGGTGACAAAGGGTGGAGAGAATGTGGGGCACGAGTTGTATTAGAGCTTTTTGATCATAATGAGTGGAAGCTTGCTGTAAAAATTTCAGGAATTACAAAGTATTCATACAAGGCACATCAGTTTTTGCAGCCTGGTTCAACAAACCGTTACACTCATGCCATGATGTGGAAAGGAGGTAAAGATTGGACCTTGGAGTTTCCAGATAGGAGTCACTGGGCTCTTTTCAAGGAGATGCATGAAGAATGTCATAATCGAAATATTCGTGCTGCTTCCATTAAAAACATTCCCATTCCTGGGGTTCGCTTGACAGAGGAAAATGATGATAGTGGAACAGAAGTAGCATTTGTTCGCAGTTCTAAGTACTTGCGGCAGGTTGAAACGGATACTGAGATAGCTTTGAATCCATCGCGTGTATTATATGACATGGACAGTGATGATGAGCAGTGGATTTTCAACAGTCCAAGTTCCTCTGAAATTGACAACTGCAGCTTGGGGAATATCACTGAGGAGATGTTTGAAAGGACAATGGACATGTTTGAGAAGGCTGCATATGCTCAAGAGTGTGATCAGTTCACATCTGATGAAATAGAGGACCTCATGGATGGAGATGGGCCCATGGATGTAATCAAAACCATTTATGAGTATTGGCGGCAAAAAAGGCAGAAGAAGGGTACGCCTCTAGTCCGACATCTTCAGGTATCTCCTGAATCACTTTCTTATCATTTGTGATTATTTTTTGGTACTATCTGACATAAGCTAATTTAGTGGGACGTCTTACCCTAGGTGGTAGTGCACATGAATTATCAAAGGACTCTGGCTTCTGCTGTGATGATGCTGATTTTATTTACTTTCATTTGATGACTGTTTTGCAATGTTTTACCCTTCTTCTTGGGTTttgttaaacaaaaaagaaaaggaaaaaaggagtACATACAGATGTATGTGTAACACACTCTCACACACCCACACACGTTTGTGTACATTGACAAAatgaaataaagtaaaataaaagccactaatatttgagaaaatttccaaaagcagaAATACTCCCTAAGATTAAAGTTTAAACTATGCAGGGATCCATTTGGTACTAAAATCATCTGAAGTAATTATTTGGAGTATTCAAACACTCATGGAAGCTGAGGGGCTTATGTTGTGTAAGATGAGCATGAAATTTGctgaaaagaagataaaagaagagaggaaattTGATTTGAACATCTATTGAAGGTTTGGGAGGAATGTATTTTCTGGGTTTCTATTgatatgcaatttgaaaaagaaataatcaatttttttttgcttgtcaTATTCCTTACCCTAATGTTGTCTGGTAGGTCTTGTTTTCACATCTATGAATTTCTCTTACTCTTAATAGGTGTACAAAGTTAAGTGATTTATTGTTAATTTGGGGGATCATCTGCTTTTGTTAGGATTTGACTTGGCATGTGATTACTTCCAAGTCCTGGTTATTTTGCTTATGTATGTGTGATCTGCATgctggttttgttttgttttgtttttgtttcttttgtttttgtttttgttttttcccttCACCGTATTGCAAAGctcattttgttgtttttcagcCTCCGCTTTGGGAAAGGTATCAACAACAAGTGAAGGAATGGGAGCTGGCTATGACCAAAATCAATACCAACCTCCCCATTGGATGTCAGGAGAAGGCTGCACCAATTGAAAAGCCCCCCATGTTTGCTTTCTGTATGAAACCACGGGGATTGGAAGTTCCCAACAAGGGGTCAAAACAAAGGTCGCAGAGGAAATTTTCAGTTTCTGGGCATAGCAATGCCATTGTCGGAGATCAGGATGGTTTTCTTGCTTTTGGTAACTGTTGTTATACTTGCACatatttactattattattttgactcATTCTCTTTGTGAACCTCTTTCTTAATTTGGTTTTATCTGTTGCCTCAGGAAGAAGATTGAATGGGTTTGCTTTTGCGGATGACAAGGTTGTATACCCGGGCCACAGCTATGAATCTTTTGATGATTCCCCTTTGCCACAGGCATCACCAAGGATGTTTTCGCCGCGGGATGCGGGCAGCAGAGGGGTTTTCTCCATGAGCACTGATGGGTTTGATAGGAATCATATCCCAAAACTTCAGAGAAATAAGTCAAAGAAATTTGGGACGTTTGTATCTCCGAATGACCAGCAGATGGTGATATCATACAATCAGAAAATGATGGACAAGAGAAATGGGGTTCATCGATGGAATTTAGGACCATCTGAGTGGCCAATACAGCAGCATTATCACTTAGATGGGTCTCAGAGGCATGGCCTTGACCAGTTGGATGGCTCTGATCTTGATGAGTTCAGGTTGCGTGATGCATCTGGTGCTGCTCAGCATGCTGTTAACATGGCTAAGCTCAAGAGAGAGAAGGCTCAGCGGTTACTTTACAGAGCGGATCTAGCCATTCACAAGGCTGTGGTTGCTCTTATGACTGCTGAAGCTATGAAAGCTTCTTCCGAGGATTTAACTGGTGATGGgtagaatggccaaatgagaTCTTAGATGAAGGGCTGGAAATTAAGTCACCAATTCCTGAAGCCTGCTGTTTACgttgtttttactggaatcgaTCTGGTTTATACTTCTTCAGTGGTGGTGACCCTTTGTCATTATTCTTCACAGAATAATGATCTTCCCAACATGAAGCTGTGAGAAGTGAAAGAGGAGTTGTTGCTTCAACAATGTGATTTCCGAGTTCCTCCCACCAGTTTTTTTGCCAGCATGAATTCTATTCGGCTCAGTGCAATTGTTTGTACTGATCCTGCAGGTATAGGGGTTTATGGAATTTTGGCTGCCA
Coding sequences within:
- the LOC133870895 gene encoding uncharacterized protein LOC133870895 isoform X1, which translates into the protein MENRVENSDGAEIPKKSRSLDLNSLYQYRLTKESQDKNLKRKNGSSENGDERRNKKKKSRKEVSLSTLKNVNDRSIKSVDDVYSSRLSSSSHDTKESKSGLNQKLNGYTVSLSINDNAFRIPKRKRGFVGRKKFEGGQALKPVGKSSSKVALVDQIAKLSPEGSGTQVESSKVKRTKGFDEFKENRNSESNLSGHLKEEEGPAGHLVANNGNLSLKKSQRNRRKRKDLALGSKSVVEEAAPLVDNSSRISDDSREDDEENLEENAARMLSSRFDPSCTGFSSNSKASALQSANGLSFWLSSGRDFVGRGSKSLSGSESASVDAALRVLRPRVQHKEKGHSRKRRHFYEIVFRDLDPYWVLNRRIKVFWPLDQSWYYGVVNEYDKEGKLHHVKYDDRDEEWINLQNERFKLLLLPGEVPGKAGRKKSAMRNRSVDEGKRSLKINRKKENRDFTAEDDSCLGSYMDSEPIISWLARSTLRIKSSPSCAAKKHKTSGASLQSLSAGLSDEVVDLHGCLDKGLLRRDKDKSKLSSKSELPDRLTDSVRLERSAIGTTCLEEGKLPIVYFRRRFRKTGPELSHVSKNHPVCRSASGSVASCHIVDEIGDFEEHDVSLVRLDSDLPLWSTDNVGSLDFSFSLIKSGKIRFELNFPVRLVLNDSFGAENFWFFRAMLLLQHGMVMIVWPKVHLEMLFIDNVVGLRFLLFEGCFTQVVAFVFLVLRVFYRPKEQGKYVDSQLPVTSIRFKFSCVRDLRKQLVFAFYNFSELKNSKWVYLDCKLKRHCLLTRQLPLSECSYDNIHAFQNGRNQLPITSACGQPSSVKGLLKSSRQGINVMGLARDCTYVNVSQPSSNSNEMHGKLPPFALCFAAAPTFFLSLHLKLLMEYSVTHISFRDHDSVENLGNSASFRVDDYSSAEDCTKDAVGNNLRSLSKDTAFDGWLSCAKSGDRDWMKSSLKYKDVDLSVAGTSAVFQDSEKVGTDATVQVQKWQSHHSESEQCALLQRPSVDRDKADTSSHSFLNGLSIEIPPFNKFEKPEDGELHSAQHSEDGELHSAQHSTDLSWNMSGGIIPSPNPTAPRSTWHRNKNNLSSFGYPSHGWLDGKADIFQNGFGNGPKKPRTQVSYSLPLGGFDVNSKHRSHHQKAFFNKRIRRANEKRSSDVSRGSQKNLELLSCDANVLITLGDKGWRECGARVVLELFDHNEWKLAVKISGITKYSYKAHQFLQPGSTNRYTHAMMWKGGKDWTLEFPDRSHWALFKEMHEECHNRNIRAASIKNIPIPGVRLTEENDDSGTEVAFVRSSKYLRQVETDTEIALNPSRVLYDMDSDDEQWIFNSPSSSEIDNCSLGNITEEMFERTMDMFEKAAYAQECDQFTSDEIEDLMDGDGPMDVIKTIYEYWRQKRQKKGTPLVRHLQPPLWERYQQQVKEWELAMTKINTNLPIGCQEKAAPIEKPPMFAFCMKPRGLEVPNKGSKQRSQRKFSVSGHSNAIVGDQDGFLAFGRRLNGFAFADDKVVYPGHSYESFDDSPLPQASPRMFSPRDAGSRGVFSMSTDGFDRNHIPKLQRNKSKKFGTFVSPNDQQMVISYNQKMMDKRNGVHRWNLGPSEWPIQQHYHLDGSQRHGLDQLDGSDLDEFRLRDASGAAQHAVNMAKLKREKAQRLLYRADLAIHKAVVALMTAEAMKASSEDLTGDG